From a single Sebastes umbrosus isolate fSebUmb1 chromosome 17, fSebUmb1.pri, whole genome shotgun sequence genomic region:
- the LOC119475649 gene encoding neuferricin: MKCQKVDNMDSMLGYVLVAFLALAVLFIPQEWSVNVTFRMPSDPGPSVRLLSRLELSLYDGEEGSKGLYLAILGQVFDVQKGHKHYGPGGAYHCMAGKDASLAFITGDFTESGQTDDVSSLSPLQVMALYDWLAFYQRDYNSVGLLTGRFYSKTGKPTAALLLVGESLAEGQLIKAQSEAEKVHFPACNSEWSAARGGRVWCSTKSGGVERSWTGVPRKLFSPGSSGVRCVCVEDPSAAEEDPNLQIYDCCPPDADSCSVKEF; the protein is encoded by the exons ATGAAATGCCAAAAGGTGGACAACATGGACAGCATGCTCGGATATGTGTTGGTGGCGTTTTTAGCCCTGGCGGTGTTGTTTATTCCTCAGGAGTGGTCCGTGAACGTTACATTTAGGATGCCATCAGACCCAGGGCCCTCTGTGAGGCTCCTGAGCCGGCTTGAGTTATCACTGTACGACGGAGAGGAAGGCAGCAAGGGCCTTTATCTGGCCATACTGGGGCAGGTTTTTGATGTACAGAAGGGACACAAGCACTATGGACCTGGTGGTGCTTATCACTGCATGGCAG GCAAAGATGCATCACTGGCCTTCATCACTGGGGACTTCACAGAAAGTGGCCAGACAGATGATGTGTCCAGTCTGTCCCCGTTGCAGGTGATGGCCCTCTATGACTGGCTGGCCTTCTATCAGAGGGACTACAACAGTGTAG GTCTGTTAACGGGCCGGTTCTACAGCAAGACCGGGAAGCCCACGGCGGCCCTGCTGCTGGTAGGAGAATCACTAGCAGAGGGCCAGCTAATCAAGGCCCAGTCTGAGGCTGAGAAGGTACACTTCCCTGCCTGCAACTCAGAGTGGAGCGCTGCCAGGGGAGGAAGAGTCTGGTGCTCCACTAAGAG tggTGGAGTGGAAAGAAGCTGGACGGGTGTCCCGCGGAAGCTCTTCTCTCCAGGCTCCAGTGGTGTTCGTTGTGTCTGTGTTGAAGACCCGTCTGCAGCAGAGGAAGACCCCAACCTGCAGATATATGACTGCTGCCCTCCAGATGCTGACTCATGCTCTGTTAAAGAGTTCTAG